From a region of the Actinomadura luzonensis genome:
- a CDS encoding glycosyltransferase family 2 protein has translation MPSGPPSEEPPPVSGDTAVIIPAANEAERVAATVKAASALPGVDLVVVVDDGSRDLTGKVARAAGARVVRHSRNRGKAAAMESGAEAVRLLDGDDTPRHLLFLDADLGDTAGAAAPLVEPVRAGEADMTIAVFSTRVKLGGHGLVVRLSKEGIRRATGLELAQPLNGQRCLTRAAFEAARPLAHGFGVETALTIDLVRKGYRVRQVEVEMAHRATGTDWRAQLHRAAQLRDVARALATRDPVVVQNLNKLHSNR, from the coding sequence ATGCCGTCCGGTCCGCCCAGCGAGGAGCCCCCACCAGTGAGCGGTGACACCGCCGTCATCATCCCGGCCGCGAACGAGGCCGAGCGCGTCGCGGCCACCGTCAAGGCGGCCTCGGCGCTGCCCGGCGTGGACCTCGTGGTGGTCGTGGACGACGGCTCGCGCGACCTGACAGGGAAGGTGGCGCGCGCCGCGGGCGCCCGGGTGGTGCGGCACAGCCGCAACCGGGGCAAGGCGGCCGCCATGGAGAGCGGGGCGGAGGCCGTACGGCTGCTGGACGGCGACGACACCCCGCGCCACCTGCTGTTCCTGGACGCCGACCTGGGCGACACGGCAGGGGCCGCGGCGCCGCTCGTGGAGCCGGTGCGCGCGGGCGAGGCCGACATGACGATCGCCGTCTTCAGCACCCGGGTGAAGCTCGGCGGGCACGGGTTAGTGGTGCGTCTGTCCAAGGAGGGCATCCGGCGGGCGACCGGGCTGGAGCTCGCCCAGCCGCTCAACGGCCAGCGCTGCCTGACCAGGGCCGCCTTCGAGGCCGCGCGGCCGCTGGCACACGGGTTCGGCGTGGAGACCGCGCTGACGATCGACCTGGTCCGCAAGGGGTACCGGGTGCGGCAGGTCGAGGTCGAGATGGCCCACCGGGCCACGGGCACCGACTGGCGGGCGCAGCTCCACCGCGCCGCCCAGCTCCGGGACGTGGCGCGGGCGCTGGCGACGCGCGACCCGGTGGTCGTCCAAAACCTGAACAAACTTCACTCCAACCGCTGA
- the serS gene encoding serine--tRNA ligase — translation MIDLRTLREDPDRLRASQRARGEDDSVVDTLLDLDERRRSALTSFESLRAEQKSMGKSVSKAQGEEKAALLQRAKDLASQVKAAEAEAEKLGAELDELMQSVPNIVEEGAPAGGEDDYVVLETHGQPRVFDFEPKDHLELGEALDAIDMERGAKVSGSRFFFLKGVGARLQLGLLNMAMQQAIEAGFTPMITPVLVKPETMQGTGFHVAHDKEIYRLPEDDLYLVGTSEVALAGYHAQEILDAGALPLRYAGWSSCFRREAGSYGKDTRGIIRVHQFDKVEMFSYVRPEEAHEEHQRLLAWEKEMLARIEVPYRVIDTAAGDLGMSAARKFDCEAWIPTQGRYRELTSTSNCTEFQARRLAVRYRDQDGKPRHLATLNGTLATTRWIVAILENHQQADGSVVVPEALRPYVGLDVLTPAR, via the coding sequence GTGATCGACCTGCGTACCCTTCGTGAGGACCCCGACCGGCTACGGGCTTCGCAGCGTGCCCGCGGCGAGGACGACTCCGTCGTCGACACGCTGCTCGACCTGGACGAGCGCCGGCGCTCCGCGCTGACCTCGTTCGAGTCGCTGCGCGCCGAGCAGAAGAGCATGGGCAAGTCGGTCTCCAAGGCGCAGGGCGAGGAGAAGGCCGCGCTGCTCCAGCGCGCCAAGGACCTCGCGAGCCAGGTCAAGGCCGCCGAGGCGGAGGCGGAGAAGCTCGGCGCCGAGCTCGACGAGCTGATGCAGTCGGTGCCCAACATCGTCGAGGAGGGCGCGCCCGCCGGCGGCGAGGACGACTACGTCGTGCTGGAGACCCACGGGCAGCCGCGGGTGTTCGACTTCGAGCCGAAGGACCACCTGGAGCTGGGCGAGGCGCTCGACGCCATCGACATGGAGCGGGGCGCCAAGGTGTCCGGCTCGCGGTTCTTCTTCCTCAAGGGCGTCGGCGCGCGGCTCCAGCTCGGGCTGCTCAACATGGCGATGCAGCAGGCGATCGAGGCCGGCTTCACCCCCATGATCACGCCCGTGCTGGTCAAGCCCGAGACCATGCAGGGCACCGGCTTCCACGTGGCCCACGACAAGGAGATCTACCGGCTGCCCGAGGACGACCTCTACCTCGTCGGCACCTCCGAGGTCGCGCTGGCCGGCTACCACGCCCAGGAGATCCTCGACGCCGGCGCGCTGCCGCTGCGCTACGCGGGCTGGTCGTCGTGCTTCCGGCGCGAGGCCGGCTCGTACGGCAAGGACACCCGCGGCATCATCCGCGTCCACCAGTTCGACAAGGTCGAGATGTTCTCGTACGTGCGGCCCGAGGAGGCCCACGAGGAGCATCAGCGGCTGCTCGCCTGGGAGAAGGAGATGCTGGCCAGGATCGAGGTGCCCTACCGGGTGATCGACACCGCGGCGGGCGACCTCGGCATGTCGGCGGCCCGCAAGTTCGACTGCGAGGCGTGGATCCCCACCCAGGGCCGCTACCGCGAGCTGACCTCGACCTCCAACTGCACCGAGTTCCAGGCGCGCAGGCTCGCCGTCCGCTACCGCGACCAGGACGGCAAGCCGCGACACCTGGCCACGCTCAACGGCACGCTCGCCACGACCCGGTGGATCGTGGCGATCCTGGAGAACCACCAGCAGGCCGACGGCTCGGTGGTGGTTCCCGAGGCGCTGCGCCCCTACGTGGGCCTGGACGTCCTCACGCCCGCCAGGTGA
- a CDS encoding YidC/Oxa1 family membrane protein insertase, with the protein MIDSLVTFVVGLSGGDAALAIVLFTLAVRLLLLPLNVRQARTARIRERLAPKLRELQKRHARDPERLLGETRALYAREGSSPFAGFLPMLAQMPFLWLMYRVATHPTALAGHTLFGAPLGEQLAGAVAHFGLISVPVSVFVLLIVLVAAVAWLSAKNLRIGEEQPELLRRFARLAPYGSVLAVLVLPLAAGLYLLVSTAWATAERAVLYRRPAGATA; encoded by the coding sequence ATGATCGACTCTCTTGTCACGTTCGTCGTCGGCCTGTCCGGCGGTGACGCCGCGCTCGCGATCGTGCTGTTCACGCTGGCCGTACGGCTCCTGCTGCTGCCGCTCAACGTGCGTCAGGCCCGTACCGCGAGGATCCGCGAACGCCTCGCGCCCAAGCTGCGCGAGCTGCAGAAGCGCCACGCGCGCGACCCCGAGCGGCTGCTCGGCGAGACCCGGGCGCTGTACGCGCGGGAAGGCAGCTCGCCGTTCGCCGGGTTCCTGCCGATGCTGGCCCAGATGCCGTTCCTGTGGCTGATGTACCGGGTGGCCACGCATCCGACCGCGCTGGCCGGGCACACGTTGTTCGGGGCGCCGCTCGGGGAGCAGCTCGCGGGCGCGGTGGCGCATTTCGGTCTGATCAGCGTGCCGGTTTCGGTCTTTGTTCTGCTGATCGTGCTGGTCGCGGCGGTGGCCTGGCTGTCCGCAAAGAACCTGAGGATCGGCGAGGAGCAGCCGGAACTCCTGCGGCGGTTCGCGCGGCTGGCGCCGTACGGGTCCGTGCTCGCCGTACTGGTGCTGCCTCTCGCGGCGGGGCTCTACCTGCTGGTGTCGACGGCGTGGGCGACCGCCGAGCGGGCCGTGCTCTACCGCCGGCCCGCCGGCGCGACCGCCTGA
- a CDS encoding glycosyltransferase 87 family protein, whose amino-acid sequence MTRGEVRVNRRQWWMWAIVALAVAAAVAPLVHTWLTNPDDQRLVDLDVYRTGGQMLLEGRPVYDYYTPAPQLLPFTYPPIAAMLAVGLAVMSWETAQWVWTAGVYVTLAVTVWFSFRQALEGEAVRRHAPWLFGLLMVACAYLMPIRDQVRFGQVDILLVALCVADCLARRPWWPRGFLIGLATAVKLTPGVFLIYLLVTRQWRTFWMAAFVTTVLTLLPFAVIPRDAAGFWFSALLDPERLGANAGTTNQSMRGMLIRLYMNGALESAIWVVLVAVVAWFGFRGAREAYLTGDRLAAVALVGLMAVLLSPVAWIHHLAWIVVVLGALAGDGRDPARLRVAGGVWLFYVVPVPWWGVSLIAAGIPGVSVVLGKIVQDGYGLGALALVWLLAAWLPKRRQLV is encoded by the coding sequence GTGACGAGAGGCGAGGTGCGGGTGAACCGGCGGCAGTGGTGGATGTGGGCGATCGTGGCGCTGGCCGTCGCGGCGGCCGTCGCGCCGCTGGTGCACACGTGGCTCACGAACCCCGACGACCAGCGCCTGGTCGACCTGGACGTCTACCGCACCGGCGGCCAGATGTTGCTCGAAGGGCGGCCGGTCTACGACTACTACACCCCGGCCCCCCAGCTCCTGCCGTTCACGTACCCGCCGATCGCCGCCATGCTGGCCGTGGGCCTGGCCGTGATGTCCTGGGAGACGGCCCAGTGGGTGTGGACGGCCGGCGTCTACGTGACGCTGGCGGTGACCGTCTGGTTCTCCTTCCGGCAGGCCCTGGAGGGGGAGGCGGTCCGGAGGCACGCGCCGTGGCTGTTCGGGCTGCTCATGGTGGCCTGCGCGTACCTGATGCCGATCCGCGACCAGGTGCGCTTCGGCCAGGTGGACATCCTGCTGGTCGCCCTCTGCGTGGCCGACTGCCTGGCCAGGCGCCCCTGGTGGCCGCGGGGCTTCCTGATCGGACTGGCCACGGCGGTGAAGCTGACGCCGGGCGTGTTCCTGATCTACCTGCTGGTCACGCGGCAGTGGCGGACGTTCTGGATGGCGGCGTTCGTGACGACGGTGCTCACGCTGCTGCCGTTCGCGGTGATCCCGAGGGACGCGGCCGGCTTCTGGTTCTCGGCGCTGCTCGACCCGGAGCGCCTCGGCGCGAACGCGGGCACCACGAACCAGTCGATGCGCGGCATGCTGATCCGCCTCTACATGAACGGCGCGCTGGAGTCGGCGATCTGGGTGGTGCTGGTCGCCGTGGTCGCCTGGTTCGGCTTCCGCGGCGCGCGGGAGGCGTACCTGACGGGCGACCGGCTCGCGGCGGTGGCGCTCGTCGGGCTGATGGCGGTGCTGCTCTCGCCGGTCGCCTGGATCCACCACCTGGCCTGGATCGTCGTGGTGCTCGGCGCGCTCGCCGGCGACGGGCGCGACCCGGCGCGGCTGCGCGTGGCGGGCGGGGTGTGGCTGTTCTACGTGGTGCCGGTCCCCTGGTGGGGGGTGTCGCTGATCGCGGCCGGCATCCCGGGGGTGAGCGTGGTGCTGGGCAAGATCGTCCAGGACGGCTACGGCCTCGGCGCCCTGGCCCTGGTGTGGTTGTTGGCCGCCTGGTTGCCGAAACGGCGGCAGCTCGTCTGA
- the pheA gene encoding prephenate dehydratase — translation MPKLAYLGPEGTFTEEALRLLDPTAERLPCANVSAALNAARAGEADGAVVPLENSIEGAITTTLDEFAWGEPLLITAELLLPVQFSLLARPGTEIPHIKRVYTHPAAITQCRGYIARELPDAVVVSAPSTAAAAQEVSLPGSPYDAAIAARIAGEHYGLTELAGGIGDRSDTVTRFVKVARPGGPLPEPTGSDRTTLVVFLADDHPGALLEMLTEFSVRGVNLTRIESRPTGDGIGRYFFHFDFEGHIGDARVGEAIAGLHRICGEVRFLGSYPRADGRQPQIKRGTSDAEFAEAGEWLARVRAGRVQ, via the coding sequence ATGCCCAAGCTCGCCTATCTCGGGCCCGAGGGAACGTTCACCGAAGAGGCCCTGAGACTCCTCGACCCCACCGCGGAGCGGCTGCCCTGCGCCAACGTCAGCGCCGCGCTCAACGCCGCCCGCGCCGGCGAGGCCGACGGAGCCGTGGTCCCGCTGGAGAACTCCATCGAGGGCGCGATCACCACGACCCTCGACGAGTTCGCCTGGGGCGAGCCGCTGCTGATCACCGCCGAGCTGCTGCTGCCGGTGCAGTTCTCGCTGCTGGCCCGGCCCGGCACCGAGATCCCGCACATCAAGCGGGTCTACACGCACCCGGCCGCGATCACGCAGTGCCGGGGGTACATCGCGCGCGAGCTGCCGGACGCGGTCGTCGTGTCCGCGCCCTCGACCGCCGCCGCGGCGCAGGAGGTGTCGCTGCCGGGCTCGCCGTACGACGCGGCGATCGCCGCCCGCATCGCGGGCGAGCACTACGGCCTGACCGAGCTGGCCGGCGGCATCGGCGACCGGTCCGACACGGTGACCAGGTTCGTCAAGGTCGCCCGTCCGGGCGGGCCGCTGCCCGAGCCCACCGGCTCCGACCGCACCACGCTGGTCGTCTTCCTGGCCGACGACCACCCGGGCGCGCTGCTGGAGATGCTGACCGAGTTCTCGGTGCGCGGCGTCAACCTCACGCGCATCGAGTCGCGGCCGACCGGCGACGGCATCGGCCGCTACTTCTTCCACTTCGACTTCGAGGGCCACATCGGCGACGCGCGGGTCGGCGAGGCCATCGCGGGGCTCCACCGCATCTGCGGCGAGGTGCGCTTCCTCGGCAGCTATCCGCGGGCCGACGGCAGGCAGCCGCAGATCAAGCGGGGCACGTCCGACGCCGAGTTCGCCGAGGCGGGCGAGTGGCTGGCGCGGGTCCGCGCGGGCCGCGTCCAGTAG
- a CDS encoding cold-shock protein, with translation MAQGTVKWFNAEKGFGFIAPDGGAPDVFVHFSEIVGSGYRSLEDGQRVEFEITQGQKGPQASQVRAI, from the coding sequence ATGGCTCAGGGAACCGTCAAGTGGTTCAACGCCGAGAAGGGCTTCGGCTTCATCGCCCCGGACGGCGGTGCGCCGGACGTGTTCGTGCACTTCTCCGAGATCGTCGGCAGTGGCTACCGCAGCCTTGAAGACGGCCAGCGGGTCGAGTTCGAGATCACGCAGGGCCAGAAGGGGCCGCAGGCCTCCCAGGTCCGCGCCATTTGA
- a CDS encoding DUF6412 domain-containing protein, whose protein sequence is MTQFLFDPWLVGITMVAILLLATWAAALRPVLGGEPAGFPLVYARRTAFQRQRDPDAAGRCRSRAP, encoded by the coding sequence TTGACGCAGTTCCTGTTCGACCCGTGGCTGGTCGGGATCACGATGGTGGCGATCCTGCTGCTGGCCACGTGGGCGGCCGCGTTGCGGCCCGTCCTCGGCGGTGAGCCCGCGGGCTTCCCGCTGGTCTACGCGCGCCGCACGGCCTTCCAGCGCCAGCGCGATCCCGACGCCGCCGGGCGGTGTCGGTCACGAGCTCCTTAG
- a CDS encoding STAS domain-containing protein: MELKVSTRSHAGFALVAVTGEIDLYTAPHLQSEFTRLLQEGPSRVVIDMSAVDFCDSTGMNVLLSALKRMKEQGGTLEVASPRPAVRKILQVTGLDSVFTVHEEVPQEFLISEGS; encoded by the coding sequence GTGGAGCTCAAGGTCTCGACCAGATCACATGCCGGGTTCGCGCTCGTCGCGGTCACCGGGGAAATCGACCTCTACACGGCGCCCCACCTGCAGTCCGAGTTCACTCGGCTGCTGCAGGAAGGGCCGAGCCGGGTGGTCATCGACATGTCCGCCGTGGATTTCTGCGACTCCACGGGCATGAACGTGCTGCTCTCGGCGCTCAAGAGGATGAAGGAGCAGGGAGGCACCCTGGAGGTGGCCTCACCGCGTCCCGCCGTGCGCAAGATCCTGCAGGTCACCGGGCTCGACTCGGTGTTCACCGTGCACGAAGAGGTGCCCCAGGAGTTCCTCATATCCGAGGGATCATGA
- a CDS encoding sensor histidine kinase encodes MTRALPAPAVPVGELPMVVAVAAGLGLLVALAGIWAMGRLRTRSIGVMLAVVVVVAVAATLAGVVAIIAKMIIEGPVKDFVLSVVAVGGLVGLGVAFVLSKRVVRESSRLVAAVREPPFRAPQGLPAELQEIANTLEEAYARERALEGARRELVAWVSHDLRTPLAGMRAMAEALEDGVVSDPATVARYHGQIKLEVERLSAMVDDLFELSRIHAGALRLTRARIGLADLVADTLAGAEPLARAKGVLLTAEAAETVPVEADAGALGRALGNLVVNAIRHTPSDRTVVLRAGVDAGMACLSVTDCCGGIPEEDLPRLFEVAFRGESARTPTADGGAGLGLAIAQGIVEAHDGMIEVVNDGPGCRFEIRLPLVSG; translated from the coding sequence ATGACGCGCGCGCTGCCGGCGCCCGCCGTGCCGGTCGGGGAGCTGCCGATGGTCGTGGCCGTGGCGGCCGGGCTCGGGCTGCTGGTGGCGCTGGCGGGCATCTGGGCGATGGGCCGGCTGCGCACCCGGTCCATCGGCGTGATGCTGGCCGTGGTCGTGGTGGTGGCCGTGGCCGCCACGCTGGCCGGCGTCGTGGCGATCATCGCCAAGATGATCATCGAGGGGCCGGTCAAGGACTTCGTGCTGAGCGTGGTCGCCGTCGGCGGGCTGGTGGGGCTGGGGGTGGCGTTCGTGCTGTCCAAGCGGGTCGTACGGGAGAGCAGCCGGCTCGTCGCGGCCGTCCGCGAACCGCCGTTCCGCGCGCCCCAGGGGCTGCCCGCCGAGCTGCAGGAGATCGCCAACACCCTGGAGGAGGCGTACGCGCGCGAACGGGCCCTGGAGGGCGCCCGGCGCGAGCTGGTCGCCTGGGTCAGCCACGACCTGCGCACCCCGCTGGCCGGCATGCGGGCCATGGCCGAGGCGCTGGAGGACGGTGTGGTCTCCGACCCCGCGACGGTCGCCCGCTACCACGGGCAGATCAAGCTGGAGGTGGAGCGCCTGTCGGCCATGGTGGACGACCTGTTCGAGCTGTCGCGCATCCACGCGGGGGCGCTGCGGCTCACGCGGGCCAGGATCGGCCTCGCCGACCTCGTCGCCGACACGCTGGCCGGCGCCGAGCCGCTGGCCAGGGCCAAGGGCGTGCTGCTCACCGCCGAGGCGGCGGAGACCGTGCCCGTCGAGGCCGACGCGGGCGCGCTCGGGCGGGCCCTCGGCAACCTGGTGGTCAACGCCATCAGGCACACCCCGTCGGACCGTACGGTGGTGCTGCGGGCCGGCGTCGACGCGGGCATGGCGTGCCTGTCGGTGACCGACTGCTGCGGAGGCATCCCCGAGGAGGACCTGCCCCGGCTGTTCGAGGTGGCCTTCCGGGGGGAGAGCGCGCGCACGCCCACCGCCGACGGCGGGGCCGGGCTCGGGCTGGCCATCGCCCAGGGCATCGTGGAGGCGCACGACGGGATGATCGAGGTGGTCAACGACGGGCCGGGGTGCCGGTTCGAGATCCGGCTGCCCCTGGTCAGCGGCTGA
- a CDS encoding DUF4446 family protein: MLVTVWVIVGVVAGVTGVLIGYLALRQARAAVEDWQRALARQSSEGLGDLRAIRDVAVCRYDALSEMSGRLSFSVAMINGLGDGIVLTSINGQSETRTYVRPVVGGKGAQPLSPEEEEAVRAARLGLGPLVPCRSAGPL, from the coding sequence GTGCTCGTTACGGTGTGGGTGATCGTCGGGGTCGTCGCCGGGGTCACCGGCGTGCTGATCGGCTATCTGGCGCTGCGGCAGGCCAGGGCCGCCGTCGAGGACTGGCAGCGGGCCCTGGCCAGGCAGAGCAGCGAGGGCCTCGGCGACCTGAGGGCCATCAGGGACGTCGCGGTCTGCCGGTACGACGCGCTGTCGGAGATGAGCGGGCGGCTATCGTTCTCGGTCGCCATGATCAACGGCCTGGGCGACGGCATCGTCCTGACCTCGATCAACGGGCAGAGCGAGACCCGCACGTACGTGCGGCCGGTGGTCGGCGGCAAGGGCGCGCAGCCGCTGTCGCCCGAGGAGGAGGAGGCGGTGCGGGCCGCCCGGCTGGGCCTCGGGCCGCTGGTGCCGTGCCGGTCGGCGGGGCCGCTCTGA
- a CDS encoding Cof-type HAD-IIB family hydrolase: protein MATDLDGTALHRDGTVSPRTVAAFARVEESGATLVFVTGRPPRWMGGVASAVRHRGLAICANGALIYDLHTERIVESHLIAVDVLEEVVAQLRANVSDLVFSVEYEAGFAHESDFLLGGLDRRAGAAPRADSVTARPCAKLLALHPRMGADELHALVHDLVGHLVTATHSSSRGLIEMSAQGVTKATALAALAKEQGIDAAEVVAFGDMPNDLPMLSWAGTSYAVANAHPDVLAAVDHVTAANDEDGVAQVLEKLF, encoded by the coding sequence GTGGCCACCGACCTGGACGGGACCGCCCTGCACCGCGACGGAACCGTGTCTCCCCGGACCGTCGCCGCCTTCGCCCGCGTCGAGGAATCCGGCGCCACGCTCGTGTTCGTGACCGGCCGGCCGCCCCGCTGGATGGGGGGTGTGGCGAGTGCGGTACGTCACCGGGGGCTCGCGATCTGTGCGAATGGCGCCCTGATCTACGATCTGCATACCGAGCGGATAGTGGAATCTCACCTGATCGCCGTGGACGTCCTGGAGGAAGTCGTCGCTCAGCTACGAGCGAACGTGTCCGATCTCGTATTTTCGGTCGAGTATGAAGCCGGTTTTGCGCATGAGTCCGATTTCCTGCTGGGCGGCCTGGACCGCCGGGCCGGAGCCGCGCCCCGCGCCGACTCGGTGACCGCCCGCCCCTGCGCCAAGCTGCTCGCCCTGCACCCCCGCATGGGCGCGGACGAGCTGCACGCCCTCGTGCACGACCTGGTCGGCCACCTGGTGACCGCCACCCACTCCAGCAGCCGCGGGCTCATCGAGATGAGCGCCCAGGGTGTGACGAAGGCCACAGCCCTCGCGGCGCTCGCCAAGGAGCAGGGCATCGACGCGGCCGAGGTCGTGGCGTTCGGGGACATGCCGAACGACCTGCCCATGCTGAGCTGGGCAGGCACGTCGTACGCCGTCGCCAACGCGCACCCCGACGTGCTGGCGGCGGTCGATCACGTGACCGCGGCCAACGACGAGGACGGTGTCGCGCAGGTGCTGGAGAAGCTCTTTTAG
- a CDS encoding ATP-binding protein, protein MSSVVLLPYAPSSVAVARQRLSTDLQDSGVFSTAIDDAVLVVSELLSNALRHAHPLPSGMVRVAWLRSDDHIEVAVSDGGAATEPRAGRPTLSSLGGRGLGIVEYVAESWGVRHDGDTTTVWAILPAPQSTSMNGQVAAALKEAG, encoded by the coding sequence GTGTCAAGCGTGGTGCTGCTGCCGTACGCGCCGTCCAGCGTCGCCGTCGCCCGCCAGCGTCTGAGCACGGACCTGCAGGACAGCGGGGTCTTCTCCACCGCGATAGACGATGCCGTGCTCGTGGTGAGCGAGCTGCTGAGCAACGCGCTGCGGCACGCGCATCCCCTGCCCTCGGGCATGGTGCGGGTGGCCTGGCTGCGCAGCGACGACCACATCGAGGTGGCGGTCAGCGACGGGGGTGCGGCCACCGAGCCGCGAGCCGGCCGCCCGACCCTGTCCTCACTCGGCGGGCGCGGGCTGGGCATCGTGGAGTACGTGGCGGAGAGCTGGGGGGTGCGGCACGACGGCGACACGACGACGGTGTGGGCGATCCTGCCCGCTCCTCAGTCCACCTCGATGAACGGGCAGGTCGCTGCGGCGTTGAAGGAGGCCGGTTAG
- a CDS encoding response regulator transcription factor translates to MNTRILVVEDDPTVSEVVARYLERDGHEVECVGDGAEALRRALARPPDLMVLDLMLPKLDGLQVCRKLRERWPVPVIMLTALGEEIDRVVGLETGADDYVVKPFSPRELALRVQSVLRRARGASVTGGTGVLRDDDLVVDVGAHEVRLRGAEVMLTAREFDLLAYLMRNPRQAFSRAALLDQVWGWSFGDSSTVTVHVRRLREKIEADPTEPRRIVTVWGVGYRYEPLEG, encoded by the coding sequence GTGAACACCCGCATCCTGGTGGTCGAGGACGACCCGACCGTCTCCGAAGTGGTCGCCCGCTACCTGGAGCGCGACGGGCACGAGGTCGAGTGCGTCGGCGACGGGGCCGAGGCGCTGCGCCGGGCGCTGGCCCGCCCGCCCGACCTCATGGTGCTCGACCTCATGCTGCCCAAGCTCGACGGACTCCAGGTGTGCAGGAAGCTCAGGGAGCGGTGGCCGGTGCCGGTGATCATGCTCACCGCGCTGGGCGAGGAGATCGACCGGGTGGTCGGCCTGGAGACGGGGGCCGACGACTACGTGGTCAAGCCGTTCAGCCCGCGCGAGCTGGCGCTCCGGGTGCAGTCCGTGCTGCGCCGGGCCAGGGGCGCCTCCGTCACCGGCGGCACCGGCGTGCTGCGCGACGACGACCTCGTGGTGGACGTCGGCGCCCACGAGGTGCGGCTGCGCGGCGCGGAGGTCATGCTGACCGCCAGGGAGTTCGACCTGCTGGCCTACCTCATGCGCAACCCGCGCCAGGCGTTCAGCCGGGCGGCGCTGCTCGACCAGGTGTGGGGGTGGTCGTTCGGCGACTCCTCCACGGTGACGGTGCACGTGCGGCGGCTGCGGGAGAAGATCGAGGCGGACCCGACCGAGCCGCGCAGGATCGTCACGGTGTGGGGCGTCGGCTACCGGTACGAGCCGCTGGAGGGCTGA
- a CDS encoding bacterial proteasome activator family protein: MNAEDNNTPHIVVVGPDFQGGQGDSGEEDRSVTQLVEQPAKVMRIGSMIRQLLEEVRAAPLDEASRKRLKDIHASSIKELEDGLAPELVDELERLSLPFTDENGTPPSEAELRIAHAQLVGWLEGLFHGIQTTLFAQQMAARAQLEQMRRALPGVPQANLDESGRPHGGSGPYL; encoded by the coding sequence ATGAATGCTGAGGACAACAACACCCCCCACATCGTGGTGGTGGGCCCCGACTTCCAGGGAGGTCAGGGCGATAGCGGCGAAGAGGACCGCTCGGTCACGCAGCTGGTCGAGCAGCCCGCGAAGGTGATGCGGATCGGCAGCATGATCAGGCAGCTCCTGGAGGAGGTCCGGGCGGCTCCCCTCGACGAGGCCAGCCGCAAGCGGCTGAAGGACATCCACGCCTCCTCGATCAAGGAGCTTGAGGACGGCCTGGCGCCGGAGCTGGTGGACGAGCTGGAGCGGCTGTCCCTGCCGTTCACCGACGAGAACGGCACGCCGCCGAGCGAGGCCGAGCTGCGCATCGCGCACGCCCAGCTCGTCGGCTGGCTCGAAGGGCTCTTCCACGGCATCCAGACCACGCTGTTCGCCCAGCAGATGGCCGCCCGGGCGCAGCTGGAGCAGATGCGCAGGGCGCTGCCCGGCGTTCCGCAGGCCAACCTGGACGAGTCCGGCCGGCCGCACGGCGGTTCCGGGCCCTACCTGTAG